A region from the Schistocerca serialis cubense isolate TAMUIC-IGC-003099 chromosome 1, iqSchSeri2.2, whole genome shotgun sequence genome encodes:
- the LOC126477080 gene encoding uncharacterized protein LOC126477080 has translation MDGMFSNPKLRSFVNRNLVAIVMIPSLIGIHWGWLRLQSVEEFVPKEERKDLPIIRMYHKLKDEAVQRWFAEETRDKPTQE, from the exons GAATGTTTTCTAACCCCAAATTAAGAAGCTTTGTCAACCGCAACTTGGTAGCCATTGTAATGATACCTAGTTTGATAGGTATCCATTGGGGATGGCTTAGGCTTCAATCTGTGGAGGAATTTGTtccaaaggaagagagaaaagatcTTCCGATCATAAGG atgtaccacaagtTGAAAGATGAAGCTGTGCAACGATGGTTTGCGGAAGAAACACGTGACAAACCAACACAAGAGTAA